The proteins below are encoded in one region of Ferruginibacter lapsinanis:
- a CDS encoding TatD family hydrolase translates to MLINIHSHHSSVSDEWTIKNLHNNFAFVATEGYFSIGLHPWYLQKDTFDKEITSLIKWSSQKSVLAIGECGLDKICSTDFLFQKKVFTAQILLANKINKPIIIHCVRAYDEVLELLQQNNNHVPVIFHGFNKNKELAEKLIDKGYYLSFGKALMQTRVQELLVSLPLQQVFFETDDFDSGIDVVYSIAATALKIDTFSLSLQIQKNVAKVFGDDLF, encoded by the coding sequence TTGCTGATCAATATACACTCACATCATTCTTCTGTTTCAGATGAATGGACAATAAAGAATTTGCACAATAATTTTGCTTTTGTGGCTACTGAGGGATACTTTTCTATAGGGCTGCATCCTTGGTATTTGCAGAAAGATACCTTTGATAAGGAAATTACGTCGTTGATAAAATGGAGTAGTCAAAAATCTGTTTTAGCTATAGGCGAATGTGGATTAGATAAAATATGTAGTACTGATTTTTTGTTTCAAAAAAAAGTATTTACAGCACAAATATTGCTTGCAAATAAGATCAACAAACCTATAATTATTCATTGTGTAAGAGCCTACGATGAAGTGCTTGAACTTTTACAACAGAATAATAATCATGTGCCGGTTATTTTTCATGGATTTAATAAAAATAAAGAACTAGCTGAAAAGCTTATTGATAAAGGGTACTATTTGTCTTTTGGTAAAGCGCTGATGCAAACAAGAGTGCAGGAGCTTCTGGTATCACTTCCACTACAACAGGTTTTTTTTGAAACGGATGATTTTGATTCAGGTATAGATGTGGTTTATTCAATAGCAGCCACTGCTTTAAAAATTGATACTTTTTCACTTAGTTTGCAAATTCAAAAAAATGTTGCCAAAGTTTTTGGTGACGATCTATTTTAA
- a CDS encoding tRNA threonylcarbamoyladenosine dehydratase, whose amino-acid sequence MTTDFSWLSRTELLIGENALHKLANSHVMIVGLGGVGSYAAEFIARSGIGKMTIIDGDVVDPTNRNRQLPALSTNHGQYKADIMAERLLAINPELEVEVIKTFINPEMVAAQFTIQPDYLIDAIDSITPKITFIKMAYEKGWNIVSSMGAGAKLDPTKLQVVDISKTYNCPFAQQIRKVLKRQHNIRKGIKVVFSPEEPMKESLILTDGSNFKKSAYGTISYLPAVFGAVAASVVIRDLIGE is encoded by the coding sequence ATGACAACTGATTTTTCTTGGTTATCCCGTACAGAACTTCTTATTGGTGAAAATGCTTTACATAAGCTGGCAAACAGTCATGTAATGATAGTGGGGCTTGGTGGAGTAGGCTCTTATGCCGCAGAATTTATTGCCCGGAGTGGCATAGGAAAAATGACAATTATTGATGGCGATGTGGTGGATCCAACTAATCGTAATAGGCAATTGCCTGCATTGTCAACCAATCATGGGCAGTATAAAGCCGATATAATGGCTGAGAGATTATTAGCTATAAATCCCGAGCTTGAGGTCGAAGTAATCAAAACATTTATTAATCCTGAAATGGTGGCAGCGCAATTTACTATTCAGCCCGATTATCTGATAGATGCAATTGACAGTATTACACCAAAAATCACCTTTATAAAAATGGCTTATGAAAAAGGTTGGAATATTGTAAGCAGTATGGGGGCCGGGGCAAAGTTAGATCCTACTAAATTACAGGTAGTGGATATTTCGAAAACATATAACTGTCCTTTTGCTCAACAAATAAGAAAAGTGTTGAAACGACAACACAATATTCGGAAAGGCATTAAAGTGGTTTTTTCACCTGAAGAACCGATGAAGGAAAGTTTGATACTAACTGATGGCAGTAATTTTAAAAAATCGGCTTATGGAACAATATCGTATCTGCCTGCAGTATTTGGTGCGGTCGCTGCTTCAGTTGTGATTAGGGATCTGATTGGGGAATGA
- a CDS encoding efflux RND transporter periplasmic adaptor subunit, with protein sequence MKLFTSFIALILLVSCKSKQEKTNPIEEKITESVYASGIIKSKNQYQVFSAVGGLVKDILVTEGDLIKKGDAIMRLSDITARLNSENAKIAADYSSVAANADKLNALKIDIANAKAKMENDASLLEKQRNLWNQGIGTRNELDQRELMHTNSVNAYNAAKLRYNDLQQQLNFQSKQSQKRLEISNTTTGDYTIKSEVSGKVYDVLKEKGEMVNTQTPVALIGDANGFIVELQVDEYDIARIKIGQKILLSMDSYKGQVFEAVVEKINPAMNAQTKSFTIDAAFITPPPALYPNLTTEANIIINVKEKALTIPRNYLIDDTYVMLSTKEKRKVTTGLKDYQKIEILSGLTSKDVIIKPL encoded by the coding sequence ATGAAACTATTCACTTCTTTCATTGCATTGATACTACTCGTCTCCTGTAAGAGTAAGCAGGAAAAAACAAATCCCATCGAAGAAAAGATCACTGAATCTGTATATGCATCGGGAATAATAAAAAGCAAAAATCAATACCAGGTTTTTTCTGCAGTAGGCGGGCTGGTTAAAGATATACTCGTTACCGAAGGAGATCTGATAAAGAAAGGTGATGCCATCATGCGATTGTCTGATATAACAGCAAGACTCAATAGTGAGAATGCTAAAATAGCTGCAGATTATTCCAGTGTAGCGGCTAATGCTGATAAATTAAATGCATTAAAAATTGATATTGCCAATGCAAAGGCCAAAATGGAGAATGATGCTTCTTTATTAGAAAAACAACGCAACCTATGGAATCAGGGTATCGGCACCCGTAATGAGCTGGATCAGCGTGAATTGATGCACACAAATTCTGTTAATGCGTATAATGCAGCGAAGCTTCGCTATAATGACCTTCAACAACAATTAAATTTTCAGTCTAAACAATCACAAAAAAGATTAGAGATATCGAATACCACCACTGGGGATTATACGATCAAAAGTGAAGTCTCTGGCAAAGTATATGATGTGTTAAAAGAAAAAGGAGAGATGGTGAATACGCAAACTCCTGTTGCATTGATTGGAGATGCTAATGGATTTATTGTGGAATTGCAAGTAGACGAATATGATATTGCAAGAATTAAGATCGGCCAAAAAATCCTGTTGAGTATGGATAGCTATAAGGGACAGGTATTTGAAGCTGTTGTAGAAAAGATAAATCCTGCGATGAATGCACAGACAAAGTCTTTTACAATTGATGCTGCTTTTATTACGCCACCTCCGGCATTATATCCTAACCTTACAACCGAGGCCAATATAATCATCAATGTCAAAGAAAAAGCATTGACCATTCCGAGAAATTATCTGATAGATGATACCTATGTAATGCTATCTACAAAAGAAAAAAGAAAAGTTACGACGGGATTAAAGGATTATCAGAAAATAGAAATACTTAGTGGGCTAACTAGTAAAGATGTAATAATTAAACCACTGTAA
- a CDS encoding ABC transporter permease, giving the protein MRTKLLISIAMSLLLARWKQTLVAAIGVTFSITMFITLLSFMTGLNNLLDGLILNRTPHVRLFNDIKPNKNQPVNISKNYTGYYNFIRSVKSSTSRQQIYNSGAIMKALKNDERVLGFSPKLTAQVFFNDGNVDITGVINGIDVLEESRLFHFGDYITSGSGLDINKVPNSIVLGKGLAEKLLAEIGDVVQVTTAKGERFQLKVVGYFQSGIADFDKVQSYATVSTVQKLLSKPADYITDIQVKMKDIKKAPAVATEYRQLFEADAEDIQTANSQFETGSSIRSLISYAVGITLLIVAGFGIYNILNMMIYEKMDSIAILKATGFSGRDVMKIFLGIALSIGFFGGLFGLLFGFTLSSIIDQIPFNTAALPTVKTYPINYNPVYYGIGIIFSLITTYLAGWFPARKASKVDPVVIIRGK; this is encoded by the coding sequence ATGAGAACTAAACTTCTTATCAGCATCGCAATGTCGTTGTTGCTGGCACGTTGGAAACAAACGCTGGTAGCAGCTATAGGGGTTACATTTAGTATTACCATGTTTATAACACTGCTTAGTTTTATGACGGGCCTTAATAATTTGCTGGATGGATTAATCTTAAATCGCACTCCTCATGTCCGTTTATTCAATGATATAAAACCTAATAAAAATCAACCGGTAAACATATCCAAGAACTATACGGGGTATTACAATTTTATCCGCTCAGTAAAATCATCCACTAGTCGTCAGCAGATATACAATAGTGGAGCAATCATGAAAGCGTTAAAAAACGATGAAAGAGTATTAGGGTTTTCGCCGAAACTTACTGCCCAGGTTTTTTTTAATGATGGTAATGTTGATATTACCGGTGTTATAAATGGTATCGATGTACTGGAAGAAAGCAGGTTATTCCATTTTGGTGATTATATTACTTCCGGCTCCGGACTGGATATCAATAAAGTTCCTAACAGTATTGTATTAGGTAAAGGGTTAGCAGAAAAGTTATTGGCAGAGATTGGTGATGTGGTGCAGGTTACAACGGCTAAGGGTGAACGCTTTCAATTGAAGGTGGTGGGGTATTTCCAATCTGGTATAGCTGATTTTGATAAAGTGCAAAGTTATGCTACAGTAAGTACTGTGCAGAAGCTGCTGAGTAAGCCGGCTGATTATATTACAGATATACAGGTAAAAATGAAAGACATAAAAAAAGCCCCTGCTGTAGCCACAGAATACCGGCAATTGTTTGAAGCAGATGCGGAAGATATACAAACTGCCAACTCCCAATTTGAAACGGGGAGCTCTATTCGTTCTTTAATTTCTTATGCTGTAGGTATCACTTTATTGATTGTTGCAGGCTTTGGTATTTACAATATACTCAACATGATGATCTACGAAAAAATGGATTCGATCGCTATTCTGAAAGCTACGGGTTTCTCCGGCAGAGATGTGATGAAGATCTTTTTAGGGATAGCGTTAAGCATTGGTTTTTTTGGAGGTTTGTTTGGGTTGCTATTTGGTTTTACATTATCGTCCATAATTGATCAGATACCATTTAATACTGCGGCACTACCCACTGTAAAAACATATCCGATCAATTACAATCCGGTATATTATGGAATTGGTATTATTTTTTCATTGATCACCACTTATCTGGCAGGCTGGTTTCCGGCACGTAAGGCAAGTAAAGTTGATCCGGTTGTCATAATAAGAGGTAAATAA
- a CDS encoding ABC transporter ATP-binding protein, with translation MSELILEARHINKYFHDPVTVQVLTGITFSINKGEFVSVTGKSGCGKSTLLYILSTMDTDYEGELLIDNISMANKKEAELARVRNEKIGFVFQFHYLLNEFNVLRNVMLPGLKLNKYSEAEIESRAMEKLKMLEIDHLALKNANMVSGGEKQRVAIARALINDPHIIMGDEPTGNLDKKNSDIVFDIFKQLAEEYNQTLLIVTHDQSFAERTQRTIKMEDGKIVDQ, from the coding sequence ATGAGTGAATTAATTCTTGAGGCAAGACATATCAATAAATATTTTCATGATCCTGTGACGGTACAGGTATTAACAGGTATTACTTTCTCGATTAATAAAGGAGAGTTTGTTTCAGTTACAGGAAAATCAGGTTGTGGGAAGTCCACACTGCTCTATATTTTATCTACCATGGATACAGATTATGAAGGAGAATTATTGATTGATAATATCTCTATGGCAAATAAAAAAGAAGCGGAGTTGGCAAGGGTTAGAAATGAGAAGATCGGATTTGTATTTCAATTCCATTATTTACTGAATGAATTTAATGTATTAAGAAATGTAATGCTTCCGGGATTGAAGTTGAATAAATATTCAGAAGCAGAAATTGAGAGCAGGGCAATGGAAAAATTGAAGATGCTGGAGATCGATCACCTGGCATTAAAAAATGCCAATATGGTTTCAGGAGGAGAAAAGCAAAGAGTTGCCATTGCACGTGCATTGATCAATGATCCACATATTATTATGGGAGATGAACCAACCGGCAATCTCGATAAAAAAAATAGTGATATTGTTTTTGATATCTTTAAACAATTAGCAGAAGAGTATAATCAAACTTTGTTGATCGTTACACATGATCAAAGTTTTGCAGAAAGAACACAACGAACTATTAAGATGGAAGATGGAAAGATCGTTGATCAATGA
- a CDS encoding outer membrane beta-barrel protein gives MKKIYLSFFVLIGLAAQAQHAKYPIYLRGDLGISNVKTNGGKGNSTIALGIGAETFLTLKKGQDVNLSLNPNLSYLHTGYENTGGGRVKVNYLSLGLPVCLFLGNNGESIGLFFGAGPFVNIATSGKFRNSSIDNYKTMSFGNGSADNRKSIDAGFILKSGLRIKKANMGLQYNIGTTNLIPKDRITTGSFIKSRNFLFYISYLLGK, from the coding sequence ATGAAAAAAATTTATCTGTCTTTTTTTGTATTGATTGGTCTGGCTGCACAAGCACAACATGCTAAATATCCTATTTACTTGCGGGGCGATTTGGGTATCAGTAATGTGAAAACTAATGGAGGTAAAGGCAACAGTACAATTGCATTAGGTATTGGAGCCGAAACATTTCTTACCCTGAAGAAGGGACAAGACGTTAACCTGTCACTTAATCCCAATTTATCTTATTTGCATACAGGCTACGAAAACACAGGAGGGGGTAGGGTGAAGGTGAATTATTTATCCTTGGGACTACCGGTTTGCTTATTCTTAGGTAATAATGGCGAATCAATAGGGCTATTTTTTGGTGCAGGCCCCTTTGTGAATATTGCTACTTCGGGTAAATTCAGAAATTCATCGATAGATAATTATAAAACAATGAGTTTTGGAAACGGAAGTGCTGATAATAGAAAATCTATAGATGCTGGCTTCATATTAAAAAGTGGTTTAAGAATAAAGAAAGCAAATATGGGACTTCAATATAATATAGGTACAACTAATCTGATCCCAAAAGATAGAATTACTACAGGGTCTTTTATTAAGAGCCGTAACTTTTTGTTCTATATAAGTTATTTACTGGGTAAATAA
- a CDS encoding penicillin-binding protein 1A — MKRSVKILWRVFFGGLLFVVLLFICANFGLFGKMPSLQELENPEADLASEIYSADGKLMGKYYSENRSEVKYHEISPNIIHALIATEDERFYDHSGIDAKAIARVVLKLGTDGGGSPITQQLAKMMLGQGHKNIITRVLEKIKEWIIAVKLERNFTKEEIITLYLNRAPWGNNYGIRNASKTYFQKEPAELDIQESAILVGMLKGFIYDPVRHPVAGLNRRNTVYGRMVDCKQHYLTEAQAAALKAKPLSTNYKKPDENLGIAPYFRAVLSDRLKVWCKSHKNLKTGENYDLYRDGLKIYTTINSTMQQYAEEAVEQHMPVIQKKLDWLIKANGGKVWKGRESIIESAIRSSERWRSMKEDEVKDEDIRRSFDKPVKMKIFAWNKARETDTVMTPYDSIKYHKQLMQTSFAAMDPITGEVKSWVGGIDFKWFKYDHVTALRQVGSTFKPLLYTLAVQDAGYTPQTSIAGGTICLGGKCITGGAGTMAYCLAHSKNAAAYRLISIIGVSKLVEFAHNCGITVKIPPYPSIALGSAEIPMLEMLRAYTMFPSKGYNIEPIFVNRIEDKNGNLLEEFRSETKQVISEGDAFTMVKLMQGVVQFGTGRSLNNYGIEVEKAGKTGTTNDNTDGWFIGYTPELLAGTWVGCDDPFIRIYAGTSGGNEMALPKWGYFMKKVYDNKRLPYGKITKFEAPAEMSKDPIYADQNFANIVNQSDGNMAPDDMGNGNADDFIVDPAPDNSDISKPLIPVDSNSKPAATLPKKTEVKSEASTPPKAEDKNKKPVKSEKPKLNDYK, encoded by the coding sequence ATGAAGCGTTCTGTAAAAATTTTATGGAGAGTCTTTTTCGGTGGACTCCTTTTTGTTGTCTTATTATTTATCTGTGCAAATTTTGGTTTATTTGGCAAAATGCCTTCCTTGCAGGAATTAGAAAACCCTGAAGCTGATCTTGCCAGTGAAATATACAGTGCTGATGGTAAGCTTATGGGTAAATATTACTCAGAGAACAGAAGTGAAGTAAAGTATCATGAAATCTCTCCTAATATCATCCATGCATTGATAGCAACAGAAGATGAACGTTTTTATGACCACTCCGGTATTGATGCAAAAGCAATAGCAAGAGTTGTACTTAAATTAGGTACCGATGGTGGAGGTAGCCCTATTACTCAGCAGCTTGCTAAAATGATGTTGGGCCAGGGACATAAAAATATAATTACCAGGGTACTGGAAAAGATAAAAGAATGGATCATTGCTGTAAAACTGGAAAGAAATTTTACTAAAGAAGAGATCATCACTCTTTATCTTAACAGAGCCCCGTGGGGAAACAACTATGGTATACGTAATGCATCAAAAACTTATTTTCAAAAAGAGCCTGCAGAATTAGACATACAGGAGTCCGCAATATTGGTAGGCATGTTAAAAGGATTTATTTATGATCCTGTCAGACATCCTGTTGCCGGCCTCAACCGTCGTAATACAGTGTATGGCAGAATGGTGGATTGCAAACAACATTATCTTACAGAGGCGCAGGCCGCTGCTTTAAAAGCCAAACCGCTTTCAACCAATTATAAAAAACCTGATGAAAATCTTGGGATCGCTCCTTATTTCAGAGCAGTACTTTCTGATAGATTAAAAGTATGGTGTAAAAGTCATAAAAATTTAAAAACCGGCGAGAACTACGATTTATACAGAGATGGATTAAAGATCTATACCACTATTAATTCAACCATGCAGCAATATGCTGAAGAAGCAGTAGAACAACACATGCCTGTAATTCAAAAAAAGTTGGATTGGTTGATAAAAGCAAACGGCGGCAAAGTTTGGAAGGGCCGTGAATCCATTATAGAAAGTGCAATAAGATCCTCTGAAAGATGGCGCAGCATGAAAGAAGATGAAGTAAAAGATGAAGATATCAGAAGATCATTTGACAAGCCGGTAAAAATGAAAATATTTGCCTGGAATAAGGCAAGAGAAACTGATACTGTTATGACTCCATACGACTCTATCAAGTATCATAAGCAACTGATGCAAACATCTTTTGCAGCTATGGATCCGATAACTGGTGAAGTAAAAAGCTGGGTAGGCGGAATTGATTTTAAATGGTTTAAATATGATCACGTAACAGCATTAAGACAAGTAGGTTCTACATTTAAACCACTGTTATATACACTTGCAGTACAAGATGCCGGCTACACTCCTCAAACATCTATTGCCGGTGGTACTATTTGTTTAGGAGGAAAATGTATTACAGGTGGAGCAGGTACAATGGCTTACTGTTTAGCTCATTCAAAAAATGCTGCTGCTTATCGTTTGATCTCTATCATTGGTGTAAGCAAATTGGTAGAATTTGCTCATAACTGTGGCATCACTGTTAAGATACCCCCTTACCCTTCGATTGCGTTAGGATCTGCAGAAATACCAATGCTTGAAATGCTTAGAGCGTACACTATGTTCCCTAGTAAAGGATATAATATTGAGCCCATATTTGTTAATCGTATAGAAGACAAGAACGGTAATTTGTTAGAAGAATTCAGATCTGAAACAAAACAGGTGATCAGTGAAGGTGATGCATTTACCATGGTAAAATTGATGCAGGGGGTAGTGCAGTTTGGTACAGGAAGATCATTGAACAATTATGGAATTGAAGTAGAAAAGGCTGGAAAGACCGGGACTACAAATGATAATACAGATGGTTGGTTCATTGGCTACACTCCGGAATTATTAGCCGGTACATGGGTTGGTTGCGATGATCCTTTTATCAGGATCTATGCAGGTACCAGTGGTGGTAATGAAATGGCATTGCCAAAGTGGGGCTATTTTATGAAAAAAGTGTATGACAACAAAAGACTCCCTTATGGCAAGATCACGAAATTTGAAGCACCAGCAGAAATGAGTAAAGACCCGATCTATGCTGATCAGAATTTTGCCAATATTGTAAATCAAAGTGATGGAAATATGGCGCCAGATGATATGGGCAACGGTAATGCGGACGACTTTATAGTTGATCCTGCTCCGGATAATTCAGACATCAGTAAACCATTGATTCCTGTCGACAGCAACTCAAAACCTGCGGCTACATTGCCCAAAAAAACTGAGGTCAAAAGTGAAGCATCTACTCCACCTAAAGCGGAAGATAAAAACAAAAAGCCTGTTAAGTCAGAAAAGCCAAAATTAAATGACTACAAATAA
- the porW gene encoding type IX secretion system periplasmic lipoprotein PorW/SprE produces the protein MLKKTLTFIILLSVLGTIFNLAYAQPAWTVDLLGKQKKPDKFENRKLGSEKMADKKFTPIRHLFQNTYTHYNYYYNANNKINTVIERAKIAQIDDYSKLLSFYPYSLDNTSTQAAELDSVILKATAGILLHDLRNDWIDNMYLLMGKAYFFRKEFDSAAATFQFINYNLYPRKKRNEDDDKIVGTNYEASKGTISIANKEKQNLLQKIASKPPSRNDAFIWLVRTFIEQEEYGAAAGLIKTLQNDPNLPRRLQNDLDEVYAYWFYKQNTYDSAAVYLEKGLSNADNKQDKSRSEFLLAQLYELTGEFDKASDYYAKASKHTTSPLMDIYANLNDAKMFKGNVSGKELDNSISNLLHMAKKDKFEAYKDIIYYSAAQLAMQKPDTANAITYLNKSLLYNQENIVFKNKAYLLLADIAYERKQYKLAAAAYDSLETTDTSFGERLLKILERKSGLSKIVKQINIIERQDSLQRIATLTPLERDTFLKKLSKKLRKEKGLKEEDYNGGVVIGFENNKEKAIDLFSDNSGKGEWYFYNASTKAKGFSEFKRRWGNRDNTDNWRRKAALDASMSNDIIAINPDMDIDPTGITNTTTPVVAPTEEDISYDGLLANIPLTEEKMIISHSLIDAALFDLAQLYQNDLEDYKEAINTYQESLKRYPDSLHEGKIYLGLYYCYTKLNDLSQAAFYKNLLTTKLANSISAKLLTDPASAKPELKNNPATKRYADIYNLFIEGKFAEALTEKQKADSLYGKSYWSPQLLYIEAIYHVKQKDDSVAKIVLKNIIQLYPSSPLKIKAESLLDVLSRRDEIEKYLTALEITRAKEDDIIHISDNVVKNTIPVNNNQPVIDSAQRNITVPPSLDNKTQVISQANIITSGPFSFDASLPHNVIMLLTKVDGTYINEAKNAFNRFVSEGFGDRPITLTKDALDGDNTLLIFSSFTDANKAIEYMNKLRRAAPSEVSWLDAGKYSFFISTDENLQKLKANKDLTGYKALLNKQYPGKF, from the coding sequence ATGCTGAAGAAGACATTAACATTTATAATACTTTTATCTGTACTCGGTACAATTTTTAATCTGGCCTACGCACAACCTGCCTGGACAGTAGACCTGTTAGGCAAACAAAAAAAGCCGGATAAATTTGAGAACAGAAAGTTAGGGTCAGAAAAGATGGCCGATAAAAAATTCACTCCTATCAGGCATTTGTTTCAGAATACCTATACACATTATAATTATTACTATAATGCCAATAATAAGATCAATACTGTTATTGAGAGAGCCAAAATCGCACAAATTGATGATTATTCTAAATTATTATCATTTTATCCCTATTCATTAGATAATACTTCTACACAGGCTGCAGAATTAGATTCTGTCATTCTTAAAGCAACGGCAGGTATATTATTGCATGATCTAAGAAATGACTGGATAGATAATATGTATTTATTGATGGGTAAAGCATATTTTTTTAGAAAAGAGTTTGACTCTGCCGCAGCAACTTTTCAATTTATCAACTACAATTTATATCCAAGAAAAAAGAGAAACGAAGATGACGATAAAATTGTTGGTACTAATTATGAAGCCAGCAAAGGAACTATCAGTATTGCCAATAAAGAGAAACAAAATCTCTTACAAAAAATAGCCTCTAAACCACCCAGCCGTAATGATGCTTTCATCTGGCTTGTACGAACTTTTATTGAACAGGAGGAATATGGAGCGGCGGCAGGCTTGATAAAGACATTACAAAATGACCCTAATCTGCCAAGACGTTTACAAAATGATCTGGACGAAGTATATGCTTATTGGTTTTATAAACAAAATACTTACGACAGTGCTGCTGTATACTTAGAAAAAGGATTAAGCAATGCTGACAATAAACAAGATAAATCCCGTTCTGAATTTTTGTTGGCACAGTTGTATGAACTAACAGGCGAATTTGACAAAGCCTCAGATTATTATGCAAAAGCATCCAAACATACTACCAGTCCGTTGATGGATATCTATGCTAATTTGAACGATGCAAAAATGTTTAAAGGAAATGTCAGTGGCAAGGAGTTAGACAACAGCATCAGCAACCTGTTGCACATGGCCAAAAAGGATAAATTTGAAGCATACAAGGATATCATTTATTACTCTGCTGCTCAATTAGCAATGCAAAAACCTGATACAGCCAATGCTATTACGTATTTAAATAAAAGCTTGCTCTATAATCAGGAAAATATTGTTTTTAAAAACAAGGCCTATTTGTTACTGGCAGATATTGCTTATGAAAGAAAACAATATAAATTGGCTGCTGCTGCTTATGATAGTCTTGAAACTACGGACACATCATTTGGCGAACGACTTTTGAAAATATTAGAAAGAAAAAGCGGCTTGTCAAAAATTGTAAAGCAAATCAACATCATCGAGCGGCAAGATAGCCTGCAAAGAATTGCAACTTTAACCCCACTGGAAAGAGATACATTCTTAAAAAAATTATCAAAAAAACTCAGAAAAGAAAAGGGATTAAAAGAAGAAGACTATAATGGAGGTGTTGTGATCGGCTTTGAGAATAACAAAGAGAAAGCTATCGATCTGTTTTCGGACAACTCCGGTAAAGGCGAATGGTATTTCTATAATGCTTCTACAAAAGCCAAAGGGTTCAGCGAATTTAAAAGACGTTGGGGCAATAGAGACAATACCGATAACTGGCGTAGAAAAGCTGCACTAGATGCCAGTATGAGCAATGATATCATAGCAATAAATCCAGACATGGATATTGATCCTACCGGTATTACCAATACCACTACTCCAGTAGTGGCTCCTACAGAAGAAGACATAAGTTATGATGGGTTATTAGCAAATATTCCGCTTACTGAAGAAAAGATGATCATCAGTCATTCTCTGATAGATGCTGCCTTATTTGACTTGGCGCAACTTTATCAGAATGACCTTGAAGATTACAAAGAAGCCATCAATACTTACCAGGAATCATTAAAACGTTATCCTGATTCTTTACATGAAGGGAAGATATACCTTGGACTATACTATTGTTATACGAAACTAAACGATTTATCCCAGGCCGCTTTTTACAAGAATTTATTAACAACCAAACTGGCTAATAGTATTTCTGCAAAATTACTTACAGATCCGGCATCTGCTAAGCCTGAACTTAAAAACAACCCGGCAACTAAGCGGTATGCAGATATCTACAATTTGTTTATTGAAGGGAAATTTGCCGAAGCATTAACTGAAAAACAAAAAGCAGATAGTTTGTATGGTAAAAGTTATTGGTCGCCTCAATTGTTATATATAGAAGCGATCTATCACGTAAAACAAAAAGATGATAGTGTTGCCAAAATTGTTTTAAAAAATATTATTCAGCTATACCCCTCCTCTCCGCTTAAAATAAAAGCAGAAAGTTTGCTGGATGTATTAAGCAGAAGAGATGAGATTGAAAAATATCTTACAGCATTAGAAATTACAAGAGCTAAAGAAGATGACATCATTCATATTTCTGATAATGTTGTTAAGAATACAATTCCGGTAAATAACAATCAGCCGGTTATAGACAGTGCTCAGCGAAACATTACTGTGCCTCCATCATTGGATAATAAAACACAGGTTATTTCCCAGGCAAATATTATAACAAGTGGGCCATTTTCGTTTGATGCATCATTACCACATAACGTAATTATGCTACTTACCAAAGTGGATGGCACCTATATTAATGAAGCAAAAAATGCATTCAACAGATTTGTTAGTGAAGGATTTGGTGACCGTCCTATTACACTAACAAAAGATGCTTTGGATGGAGATAACACTTTGCTGATATTTTCATCATTCACAGATGCGAATAAAGCAATAGAGTATATGAATAAATTACGAAGGGCAGCTCCGAGTGAAGTATCATGGTTAGATGCCGGTAAATATTCATTCTTTATCAGCACAGATGAAAATCTGCAAAAATTAAAAGCCAATAAAGATCTAACCGGATATAAAGCCCTTTTAAACAAACAATATCCAGGCAAGTTTTAA